The DNA window GACGCCGGCCTGGTCTTGCTACACTGTGTACCCAGTGTCTTTAGTGCAGATGGGATGGCCGGCGATCTGACTCACTGCTCAACTAAATCATAACCAGGGCTGAACTGATAATacaagttcagaggagtagatgtgtgcacatctcacctgatgggccaggtgcaggacaatgagagtaaataagtgaaaaagaaataaagtccaTGACATTGCTTGTCTACGGTGAATTATTTAAtggagcgcaacgtttcgaccttcaggacTTCATCAGGCAAAACTTTTGTCTTTTGAccgatgaagacctgaaggtcgaaacgttgcgctccattaaataattcacagtagacaagcagtgtcgcggactttatttctttttcacttgaACTGATAATACAGCCATTTTCCTGCTGGTCCCATAGTCCCCAGGGGATGATACTGTTgggttttttatttctttcttaggGACTGGGCCTGTGTGTCCTTATTCACTCccattcagggaagccgacaggtgggggggcaaaggggtcagttgagttgtcccaggcccagggagggggagatggggtgtgtgtgtgtgtgtgtgtgggggggggggggggggggggtatggggtccttgtcacattgtatgcattgaggggggaggggggggggggggtgggggctttaagatgactttgttccgggcccaacCAACACAGTCAGTGGCCCTGATCCCTTTGGCAGACACAGCCTGAATATGTGACCTCCCATAAGACGCCATCATGTGAGCCCATctggacagggacagggactaCAGTGCCCTACTCACTGACTCGACTGAAGCCACAGTGCTTTTACTTTGGTAACTAGAGATGCCTTCTGCTGGTATGCAGAGATGTGTGATAATTTTCCTTTTATGTATTTCAGTTCAAAACACATCGGGATGACACAGAGAAAACTTCTTTGAaggaaagacaagacaagaaaaaacTGGAGCAGAAAAATCTCAATAAGTACATTTTCAAGGGATTTATCTCATTGGTCTGCACCGCACTACAAACACTTAAATCAAAAAGAAGTCGGCAAGATGGCATTTGGCTGCCATTGGCTTTTGGCTGACACTTCATAATAAATCCACCATTAATCTAGAACGGAAGAAAATAGGAAAGCTATGTGTGCTATTGTAAACTGTGCTGGTCTAGCTACTGTTATCGATCACTGTGTATGTAGGCCCTACTAATTGACTTAAAGGATTTAATGTTATTATAGCTTACATTAGGACTGCCTGGAAATGCTGTATGTTCCCACTAACAGCAAAACACTGCTTTGTGAACATTCACCATAAGATGCAAGTCTGTCGTTTCACCATTCTAATTTAGAACCCCAAGAGGAGGTAAGACTCTGATGGAATGAAAACATGTTTACCTGTAACCCTGGAGACAGAATTCCAATTATCAATTGATTGACCAGAGCTCAGTCCACATCAACACAACCATGACCATGAACATGAACACAGCAGGAGGTATGAACGTGGGCCTGTTCTGGTACTACTATGGGCTGATGCATGGGAGGAACATGGTCGCAACACCCCGACCCCAGGTGAACCAACAGAGGACCCTGCACACGACACAGCCAGGCCCATACAAAcatccagcaccaccagcaccaccaccaccaacacagcaccaccaccacaccactccaaGGAAGGACAGCTACAAAGTCACCCAGTACTGTTACGGGGAGGCCTGTGTCCCTATAGTTTACACTCAGGTGAAGCCTACAGAGGGTGTGAAGAAGCCAAGTGCCAGTGCAGTAGTGTGTGGTGATGCGCAGGCGAACACCATCATTAAGTCAGAGCCGTGGATCTCCTATGATGACATGAGGGATTATTCGGCTGCTACGTCCTGGCCATACTTCCCCTGGCAGGTACAGCCACCCAGTGAGAACACTAGACCCTCAACCATGTGGAGATGCCTGGAGAAGGTGAGTCTTTCTCTAAATGACCTACTTATCTACCACTACTTACTGTTAGTTTGTGGAAATAATGATACTACATTTCAGCAAAAAAGAGACACTTTTTTTGCATTCTGACATTTAGCCAACTAATTGGCATTGCAAttctgctgtggtgtgtgttcCTTTGAAGAAATACATGTGA is part of the Engraulis encrasicolus isolate BLACKSEA-1 chromosome 9, IST_EnEncr_1.0, whole genome shotgun sequence genome and encodes:
- the LOC134455276 gene encoding uncharacterized protein LOC134455276, whose protein sequence is MTMNMNTAGGMNVGLFWYYYGLMHGRNMVATPRPQVNQQRTLHTTQPGPYKHPAPPAPPPPTQHHHHTTPRKDSYKVTQYCYGEACVPIVYTQVKPTEGVKKPSASAVVCGDAQANTIIKSEPWISYDDMRDYSAATSWPYFPWQVQPPSENTRPSTMWRCLEKRKHQQKAREWLAKAQERQYRPDRHGSSDAGIQPPQQTLQSLATPRR